The following proteins come from a genomic window of Natrinema saccharevitans:
- the nikR gene encoding nickel-responsive transcriptional regulator NikR, producing MAVVSVSMPDELLERLDQFAEEHGYTGRSEVVREASRNLLGEFEDTRLEDRDLMGIITVLFDYETTSVEERMMHLRHEHEHLVASNFHSHVGDHYCMELFVLEGELEDISAFVGKIRATKDALTVDYSVIPVDSFDPLAQG from the coding sequence ATGGCAGTCGTCAGCGTCTCGATGCCCGACGAGCTCCTCGAGCGACTCGATCAGTTCGCCGAGGAACACGGGTACACCGGCCGGAGCGAAGTCGTCAGGGAAGCCTCCCGCAACCTGCTCGGGGAGTTCGAGGACACCCGACTCGAGGACCGGGACCTGATGGGGATCATCACCGTCCTGTTCGACTACGAGACCACCAGCGTCGAGGAACGGATGATGCACCTGCGCCACGAACACGAACACCTCGTCGCGTCGAACTTCCACAGCCACGTCGGCGACCACTACTGTATGGAGCTGTTCGTCCTCGAGGGCGAACTCGAGGACATTTCGGCGTTCGTCGGGAAGATCCGCGCGACCAAGGACGCGCTGACGGTCGACTACTCGGTCATTCCGGTCGACAGCTTCGACCCGCTCGCGCAGGGCTAG
- a CDS encoding cupin domain-containing protein, with translation MTYRKVNYEEVEEVSSAMHFLSDPLETEQVGVTVARCDPGWNSKPHDHTDNDHEEVYVLIEGAATVVVDDDPVAMEAGDALWLPPEATRQIRNGDRESAFVLVSAPSIADEDGDEEWSLSGFAG, from the coding sequence ATGACATACCGGAAGGTCAACTACGAGGAGGTCGAGGAAGTCTCGAGCGCGATGCACTTTCTCAGCGATCCGCTCGAGACCGAGCAGGTCGGCGTCACGGTCGCGCGGTGTGATCCCGGCTGGAACAGCAAGCCCCACGACCACACCGACAACGACCACGAGGAGGTCTACGTCCTCATCGAGGGGGCGGCGACGGTCGTCGTCGACGACGACCCCGTGGCGATGGAGGCCGGCGACGCGCTGTGGCTCCCGCCGGAGGCGACCCGCCAGATCCGCAACGGGGACCGCGAGAGCGCGTTCGTCCTCGTGAGCGCGCCCAGCATCGCCGACGAGGACGGCGACGAGGAGTGGTCGCTCTCGGGCTTTGCGGGCTAG